The genome window attatttctgaattaaaaatcaaagttgTTTATGCAATAGTATCAGTAGTCATCTTCTTGTATTACTTAAAGTTCATGCTCATGCCTGTGTAAAATTTCAGGCTAGAAGTTTTATAATAGCTGAGTTAAACTTTTtgctttatacatttttttaaatgtctgtattgTTATATAAAAAATCTGTCAACTGGGCTTTCTCTTTTATCTGGAGAGAGAAAGCTTTCTGTATGTTAGTGTGTGATCGTTCTCTAACCAGTAACATTTGTATTAAATAAATTACTCCTTTTCTATTTTGAGCAGATACTTGGCAATCATGAACTGATTTATCCATAATCCACTTTATTTCATAACTGAATCGTTTTCTTTTTAGGAGATGATGGATATGAGCAGATTTCAAGTGATGAAGATGGAATTGCTGATCTGGAACGTGAAACATTTAAATATCCAAGCTTCGATATTGAATATACTCCTGAGGATCTGGCATCTGTGCCTCCTGTGACATACGAACCTTTCGAAAGGGAGCTTGGACCTCTTCTATACTTCAGCTGCCCTTACAAGACTGTATTTGAAAACGAAGTTGGTAAAATAAAGGACCAAgacccagaaaaagaaaattcaggggCAGTGGAAGCCTCAGTTAAATTAACTGAACTGTTGGAATTATATCAAGAGGAAAGGGGTGCAAAGTGGGTCACTGCATTAGAAGAAGTTCCGAGTTTAATAGTAAAAGGATTGAGTTACCTGCAGGTGAAAGACGCAAAGCAAGACTATATTACCCAGCTAGTAGACTGGACCCTGCAAGCTTTAAACCTTCAGGTAGCTCTCAAACAGCCCATTGCTTTGAATGTCCGACAACTCAAAGCTGGGACAAAATTGGTATCGTCGTTAGGAGAATGTGGGACTCAAGGAATAACAGCACTCTTGCAGGCAGGAGTTATTAATGTGTTATTTGAACTGTTGTTTGCAGATCATGTATCATCCTCCCTTAAACTTAATGCTTTTAAAGCTTTGGATAGTGTTATTAGTATGACTGAGGGAATGGAAATGTTTCTAAGGGGTGGCGTTGATGTACATGAAAAAAGTGGTTATCAGAAACTCCTGGAACTCATACTGTTGGATCAGACTGTGAGAGTAGTAACTGCTGGTTCTGCAATTCTCCAGAAATGTCACTTCTATGAGATTTTGTCAGATATTAAAAAGGCGGTCGACCAGTTAGCAGAGAACACTCCTTCTCTTCCTAATCACACGGAGCCAGAACAGGACCAGGACATGTCAGGACTTGAAAGAACCAACCAAGAGTATGAGAATGATGTGGAGGCTCCTATGGACATGGATCATCTTTTGGAATCTTCTAATATAAGCgaaggagaaatggaaaaactTGTTAGTCTTCTTGAAGAAATCTTCCATTTGATGGAAACTGCTCCTCATACAATGATTCAGCCACCTGTGAAATCGTTCCCAACCATGGCACGCATTACAGGCCCTCCAGAAAGGGATGATCCTTACCCTGTCCTGTTTAGGTATGGCAATTGCAAACTCACTTTCTAGAGTGTATTTCTTCCGGCTTGATACAGATACTATTTAAGGATGTCCTTGCTGACTAACACTTTTCTAGATGTTTGACTTTGTACTTTATTGGAGGATTCTGGATTGTGCTTATAAAGTCTGAGAGAGTTTGATAGTTAATGTACCTGTTATTTTGTTGGCTTTCAATCAACCTAGCATGCACAAAACAAGACGTTAACCTCTTGTTATTACTTGTACTGTTCTAGCACTTCAATTGTATTTATAGATCCTGGCCAGTTATGCTAGGTGCTGTATAAGTGCATATTTGAAAATAGTTATAGATCTAGAGTGTTTTCCCTTTGTTGTCTTTGAACATGTCTGTGCATATGGATAAGATGAGTCTGGAATACCTCTCTCTGTATGTTGTGCTGGCCAGCCCCGGTTAGAAGTTGTGCAGACGTGTCAGCGTAGCTCACTGTTTCACAGCACAGGCAGAGGAGTTGAGGCCTGCCCGCCTTCAGCCATTTAAAGGATCTGGTGGGCTATTTCTCTCTTAGCAAGTTTCTGTCTAGAAAGTACTTCTCTAAGTGCTAACAGGTTTCTTTGATACTAGAGGTGTAGATCATGTCTGAATATAAGTATCTACATGCAAGGAGTCTTCAAATCACCACTTCAGTATGCTATGATGATTGATTTCTTGGCACATTTAAAAGATTTAATGCAGCACTGATGATTCAGATACagcaaatttaataaaatataaagtgtCATTTTGCTTGTAGTTAaggtaagggttttttttttgttttgggttttttttttttgagattaaaacTTTGTATTTAGGGATTTGTTTCCTGTAAATATGATAGCAATTATGTTTTGTAAGATTAAAATTTTATACTACTTCATAATTAGTTATTATTTCTCATAGTCCACAGAGCAATAAGTACTGAAGCTAGGAGGCATGTAATTTTATATAATATTATTATGCATTGTTGACTGATGATTGTAATATTACtggttattttcctgtttttttttttccagatatcttCATAGTCACCATTTCTTGGAATGCATTACTTTGCTACTGTCTATTCCAGTAACAGGTGCACATCCAGGTGTGCTTCAAGCTATACGAGATATCTTGCGTTTCCTGGCACAGTCACAGAAGggtcttcttttctttatttctgaataCGAAGCAACGAACTTGTTGATTAGAGCACTTTGTCAGTTTTCTGATCCGGATCAAGAGGAAGGTCTCCAATCAGATGGTGCCAATGAGGATACTTTTGCCCTGTGGCTCCTGCATTCAACACAGACATTACAGTGCATTTCAGAATTATTCTGCCACTTTCAGCGGTGCACAGCCAGTGAGGAGACTGATCATTCAGATCTGCTGGGAACACTTCACAACCTTTACTTGATTACCTTTAACCCCGTAGGAAGATCTGCTGTGGCTCACgtattcagtctggagaaaaatcttcaaaGTCTTATTACCTTAATGGAGTACTATTCCAAAGAAGCTTTAGGGTAATTTATGCATCTATTTATATCCTTTaggtttttacattttaaaagtatctatcttttataaataattcagtaaatctaaaatattttttttcttttagatcatgatgtttatgtttaaaaacaaaacaaaacaacttttaagTAGGAGAACATAATAGAAAATCAGGCCTGTCATTTGTAATCAAGTGCTTAATACCCAGAATCGGCATAGGTCATCCACAAAGATGTTGTAATATAGGTCAGATTTTTGGCTATATGAAAAAGTCAGTAAGTAGGCAGTTTTCATTCAAGCATAAAATTTGACTGTGAAACAAGCAAAAGATTTGACTGCGGAAACTGTACACTGCACACTTCTCTGGGGTGGGAATCTCTCAGTTCATTGTTTTCTCTGGACAGGCAGTTTTACTACTTTAGGtggcagtgcttttaaaaaaagatctgtAAAACAGGCAAAGTTATGGAAAAGGATTTGTGTGCTGCTTGACTCACTTTTGTGGAtatggaaataaatatgaaaatgtgaaagaaagctTTCGCTTTTCAGAAAGCATAGGagaaaattgtttgggttttttttggttgataATTATATGGGGCAATCCTTGCTGAAGGTAAAAGTTCTGTAGGTAGATCTTTAGGGGTCAGAGAATTGAAATCTAGCAGATATCCAGTTGTATTAGCTGAGATCTAAAGAAAATCCTTATTGTCGTTTCAGAGACTCAAAGTCTAAGAAGTCAGTTGCTTATAATTATGCCTGCATCCTTGTTTTGCTGGTGGTTCAATCTTCCAGTGATGTCCAAATGCTGGAACAGCACTCGGCGCCTTTGCTGAAGCTTTGTAAAGCAGACGAAAATAACACCAAATTGCAAGGTACAGTATGTGTCATTATCAACTGAATTGTTTGAACGTATAGAAGAAACCTTTTATATGTGGGTAATTGGTGCTTCACAATCATCTGGTTTGGATAATGTATATAATGAAATTCCTTTTCCAACTGCATCTGATTAGTTGAGTCACTGAgataatgtgtatttttttttcttctgttaatgaGAGTTAAATAGGAAATTCTTTACAGTTAAATTACTTCTCAAGTAATATTAACTACCATGAATTTTGGATAATTACAGGaagtttgaaattatttctgtgttagAAAATTGGAGAGCGAATTTTAGTAAAAATGGACTAACTAGTCAGTGAGCTGactcttatttttgttgtttcctttagTGATGTAGCCTTACAGAGTCTTTACATACTAAGAAATAAACCTGGGAGTGTTTTCTGGCATCTAGGCCAACTGGCATGGAATACTCCGTGTTACCTTGTTACTAAATCTTTTGACTTCCAAACTGTCTCAATGTATTCCCTGGTTTGAGTTGACTCACAGATCAGGCCCAGGTCATTCGGAAAAAGCCTGCTGGAGACGATTCTGACACCTAAATGTTGAAACTCTGATGTCCAGAATTGTGCTCTGCACTGCTTAACTGACTCATGTAGACATACCAATAATTTCTTCCAAAACTTACATGCACTGAAAGAAATCAGAATTCTTCGAAGTTTTAGTTTAAATCTCTCCTCTGCCGTACTTTCATTTCTTTGCTCCTCACCTGATCGTCAGTTTCATGAGAAGCGGGGCTAGTTTATTTAACCAAATCATGAAATTAGTTTGAGCATAGGTGTCAGTTCATATCCAGTCAACCTTTGAACCTTCCCattcctttaaatattttcaggaacAATAGGTTTTAAAACTTTAAATCTCCTGTCCCAAAAAATTGGGACTTCATGTTATTCTGGACAGAGAGAGACTGTTAATCTATAAGGACTTCCAGAGTGAGTATGTGTTACAGGTGCAGAAATTGGCTCCATTTGGGTGTTTAATAGGAGTTTTGTATTCAATTTGTAATAACCTGTTATGTACATTAAGAGGAATGTGCTTTGGTCCTTGCTTTTGATGGCTTTTTCTTTAGCTGGCAGTGGGACCCTTAGTGTCTTTTATAAAATATGTTTAATTACAAATAATACAGATAATAAGATGAAAATTATTTGAGTGTTTGGGTTGACTTGAGTCAAATTGTGTCTGTTTATGTGAGGTGTATTGTGTTCTGAAGTCTTATTTTTGTTGATGCTTTTCAGTTGGCTACAACTGCAATGTATGCCTCACAAATTTCACACTTGGCATTAGTACCTGTCTTGTAAATTAAgtacatttttattgaaaaaagttttaagttcATAAACGCATTGACAAGTTACCTGATtaactctgtcttttttttcccccagagctCAGCAAGTGGCTTGAACCTTTGAAAAATCTTAGGTTTGAAATAAATTGTATTCCAAATCTCATCGAATATATAAAACAGGTTAGTAAAATACAGATAGATGCTATCTTTTCATTGTGTTCTATAAGCATAGACCTTCTGTCATTTGATATTATATCTTAGGTGTGTACTAACatatgatatttaaaaatatatactatTATCCAAAATAGAAGTTTTTATTAAAGCTTATGATCTAGGCCAGTTCTTGCACTCAGTTATATGTATTGAAAGGTAACTACATGATGCAAAGATCCAACTGTTTGAATCTTTTAGCTTCCCATAAAACCACAAAGCAACATTGACCCTTTTTTTGCTTCTGCCATATTTGTGACTGCTTTCCAAAAGATGGAGTAATTGAATTTAAATTTTGTGGAATACTTGCAGTAACTAAATACAGAATTTGAATACTAAGTACTGGTTGTAGAATTTCTTCCTTGcaatacgttttttttttttttttcctaaaagaatatTGACAGTTTGATGACCCCAGATGGAGTTGGTCTTCCTACTGCACTTCGCGTTCTTTGTCATGTTGCATGTCCACCGCCACTGGTAGAAGGTATAGTTGATATATTTGTACTGCTTAACATAGAAAACTTAGTTTTCTGAGTCTTCTACTTAAATGTGTCTAAAGTAGTAACTGTGATTGCCCAGGAGAAATTAGacatacagaaatgttttcttttttgtacagGTCAACAGAAAGACCTTAAATGGCATCTTGCAGTTATTCAGCTCTTTTCTTCTGAGGGAATGGACACCTTCATCCGGGTATTACAGAAGCTGAACAGCGTGCTTATTCAGCCTTGGCGGCTCCATGTCAACATGGGCACCACACTTCACAGAGTTACTACCATTTCTATGGCCCGCTGTACACTCACTCTCCTTAAAACAATGCTAACTGAACTCCTGAGGGGTGGATCTTTTGAATTCAAAGACATGCGTGTTCCGTCAGCACTTGTTTCTTTACACATGCTCCTGTGTTCTATTCCTCTCTCAGGCCGCTTAGATAGTGATGAACAAAAAATTCAGAATGACATTGTTGATATCCTACTGACTTTTACACAAGGTGTTAATGAAAAACTTACCATTTCTGAAGAAACTTTGGCAAACAATACTTGGTCTTTAATGCTGAAGGAAGTTCTCTCTTCAATTTTGAGAATTCCCGAAGGCTTTTTCTCTGGACTTATACTGCTTTCAGAATTGTTGCCTCTTCCGCTGCCCATGCAGACGACTCAGGTATAATTTagatttatttagtttttaaagaattttaattatGTGTAACACTTAGACCAGTTTTGTAGTTGTGGAAAAAATAGATATATGAGAGGATGAATTAAAATTTCTGTAAAGCATTTGTGTTCATATAGGTTCTTTGAAGATACATCTTTTTCATCAGGATCAAAATTGTTCTAATTTGGAGCATCTTTTTAAATTAGTGGTCATATGTTGTTCTTTTGTCCCTTGTGAAATTACCTAGACTCCCATTCTATTACTTAAATGATTGGCTATGAAGCCTTTTAATTTAACCCTGAATACCAAACTCGGTATATTAAGGCTCTCCTTTCTTTTGGCATGGATCTTGAATTTGTGATCATTAATAAATAAGCATAAAAGGTGTGTGACGACACGTGCTCCCAAAGGAATACCTAATTTGCTGGAATTGTGCCTTGTCATTCAGTGATAATGATGAAAATGGCATTGCGTGTTTTTGATGAGGACAGTATTTTGTTTATACCTTGTGGTAGAATTCAGGTTTTATGATAAAAGTCGAAAGGAAAAACTTGCTGTCCTTCTGTTCCTGCAGGTAATTGAGCCACATGATATTTCAGTGGCGCTCAACACCAGGAAGCTGTGGAGTATGCATCTTCATGTTCAAGCCAAACTGATACAAGAGATAGTTCGATCTTTCTCTGGTTCATCTTGCCAGCCCATTCAGCATATGTTGAGACGTATTTGTGTTCAGCTGTGTGACTTGGCTTCGCCAACTGCACTTCTTATCATGAGGACTGTATTGGATCTGATTGTAGAAGACCTACAAAGGTATCTTTGTTTTCTATTGCGAAGATTTCTTTAATGAACTATTAAATTCACCTCGGTTCTGTGTAGGAGATTTagcaggaggaaaacattttcagaaatgctactTATCCATTATGAACTGAATGAATTCTCAGTCCAGTGCTATATATTGTGTCCGGATAATGCTTAGTGTTGCCAAGGAACCATCTCATAATTTCAAGTTTTGATGTAAACAGTTTCAGATTGTATGTTTATGGTAAGTATTTTAGGAAGACTTTCTTCGGGCTGTCCCTCAAAGCCTTATCTCATCTGTGAAGTGCTTCTAAAGGACCTA of Rissa tridactyla isolate bRisTri1 chromosome 2, bRisTri1.patW.cur.20221130, whole genome shotgun sequence contains these proteins:
- the VIRMA gene encoding protein virilizer homolog, encoding MAVDTATELLFLDTFKHPSAEQSTNIDVVRFPCVVYINEVRVIPPGVRAHTSLPDNRAYGETSPHTFQLDLFFNNVSKPSAPVFDRLGSLEYDENTSIIFRPNAKVNTDGLVLRGWYNCLTLAIYGSVDRVVSHERESPPPPPPPPPPPQQQPGLKRNPKHVDGEKEDQFNGSPPRPQPRGPRTPPGPPPPDDDEDEPMPVSVVGEKEDDVDHREDYFEPISPDRTSIHQESQYSDDGEVEEDQPEEGEDEDDVDVEEEDDDDDDDGHTVESIADEEEEEEEEDEDEEEGEEEEEGEGDDGYEQISSDEDGIADLERETFKYPSFDIEYTPEDLASVPPVTYEPFERELGPLLYFSCPYKTVFENEVGKIKDQDPEKENSGAVEASVKLTELLELYQEERGAKWVTALEEVPSLIVKGLSYLQVKDAKQDYITQLVDWTLQALNLQVALKQPIALNVRQLKAGTKLVSSLGECGTQGITALLQAGVINVLFELLFADHVSSSLKLNAFKALDSVISMTEGMEMFLRGGVDVHEKSGYQKLLELILLDQTVRVVTAGSAILQKCHFYEILSDIKKAVDQLAENTPSLPNHTEPEQDQDMSGLERTNQEYENDVEAPMDMDHLLESSNISEGEMEKLVSLLEEIFHLMETAPHTMIQPPVKSFPTMARITGPPERDDPYPVLFRYLHSHHFLECITLLLSIPVTGAHPGVLQAIRDILRFLAQSQKGLLFFISEYEATNLLIRALCQFSDPDQEEGLQSDGANEDTFALWLLHSTQTLQCISELFCHFQRCTASEETDHSDLLGTLHNLYLITFNPVGRSAVAHVFSLEKNLQSLITLMEYYSKEALGDSKSKKSVAYNYACILVLLVVQSSSDVQMLEQHSAPLLKLCKADENNTKLQELSKWLEPLKNLRFEINCIPNLIEYIKQNIDSLMTPDGVGLPTALRVLCHVACPPPLVEGQQKDLKWHLAVIQLFSSEGMDTFIRVLQKLNSVLIQPWRLHVNMGTTLHRVTTISMARCTLTLLKTMLTELLRGGSFEFKDMRVPSALVSLHMLLCSIPLSGRLDSDEQKIQNDIVDILLTFTQGVNEKLTISEETLANNTWSLMLKEVLSSILRIPEGFFSGLILLSELLPLPLPMQTTQVIEPHDISVALNTRKLWSMHLHVQAKLIQEIVRSFSGSSCQPIQHMLRRICVQLCDLASPTALLIMRTVLDLIVEDLQSNAEEKEKQYTGQTTRLLALLDALASHKACKLAILHLISGTTKGDEKYAEVFQELLALMRSAGDNVTHQQCAEYVTSLLQSLCDQDIALILPSSSEGSVSESEQLSNSLPSKDLMPLICDCLMETLTNSESSYTCLLTCIRTMMFLTEHDYGFYHLKSSLRKHSNALYTVLKRVITSFSKDTGELASSFLDFMRQILNSETLGCCGDDGSLMEADGSHPGRTLGLTTAELKHLLQNKEETPEKLLLDLEKHVMDRSKEDDGLESLLDNIVGVRQMLESAGDSCPLSDQDVEPILSAPDSLQNLFNNRTTYVLADVMDDQLKSMWFSPFQAEEIDTDLDMVKVDLIELSEKGCSDFDLQAELERSFLSEPSSPGRTKTTKGFKLGKHKHETFITSSGKSEYIEPAKRAHVVPPPRGRGRGGFGQGIRPHDIFRQRKQNTSRPPSMHVDDFVAAESKEVVAPDGIPPAKRPPKVSQKISSRGGFSGNRGGRGAFHSQNRFFTPPASKGNYSRREGARGSSWSAQSTPRGTYNDSRGGQSNFNRGPLPPLRPLSSAGYRPSPRDRASRGRGGIGPSWTSANSSSSGGSRGKFVSGGSGRGRHVRSFTR